The Micromonospora sp. Llam0 genome contains a region encoding:
- the murJ gene encoding murein biosynthesis integral membrane protein MurJ, with amino-acid sequence MSGGLYRSTNADPGRGGPEPDGATLISVGPGGQPVVESTAPPSEPPAAMPDPAVQEPQEGGSAATNSAVMALGSLVSRGTGFLRTLVLAAALGGSLVGNAYTTAQIFPGMVYEFLLGGILTSVLVPVLVRRRKSDPDRGQAYAQRLLSLAVLALAVATLVAMAAAPLLTLLYSSDRTTEEFRDLVTLLSYLMLPMIFFTGLSALVSALLNTRGHFAAPMWAPILNNLVVIATLGTYIAIFGARIIEPDEMTPGRIVLLGGGTLLGVVVQAAGLVPALRKVGFRWRWRFDFRQLGLAELGRLGVWMFCYVAVSQLGLVVVFNLLNRAGDEDEAGPLIYNNVFLLLMMAHGIVAVSVITALMPRMSSAAADGRYSDMAVDLARGTRTVTAVLAPIAVCYAVLATPVSFALFRYGAFDTEAADATAVVLLAAAVALVPFAVSQLFTFGFYALPDTRTPALINIPVVALRILVQIGLFVALSVQFAAAGLMIGNGVSYLAAAVLSAWLLRRRVGRIGFGGIMVTFGKVALAAGGAALAGWLVVTLLPGGDTPSQPLAILQLVVGGAAVGLVYLGLAVVLRIREIVDVLAMVRRRLGR; translated from the coding sequence ATGAGTGGCGGGTTGTACCGGAGCACGAACGCCGACCCCGGTCGGGGCGGCCCGGAGCCGGACGGCGCCACGCTGATCTCCGTCGGACCGGGCGGCCAGCCGGTGGTGGAGTCGACCGCGCCACCGTCCGAGCCGCCGGCGGCCATGCCGGACCCGGCGGTGCAGGAGCCGCAGGAGGGCGGCAGCGCCGCCACCAACAGCGCGGTCATGGCGCTGGGCAGCCTGGTCAGCCGGGGCACCGGCTTTCTGCGGACCCTGGTGCTGGCGGCGGCGCTCGGCGGATCGCTGGTCGGCAACGCCTACACCACGGCGCAGATCTTCCCCGGCATGGTCTACGAGTTCCTGCTCGGCGGGATCCTGACCAGCGTCCTGGTGCCGGTGCTGGTGCGCCGACGCAAGTCGGACCCGGACCGGGGTCAGGCGTACGCGCAGCGGCTGCTGTCGCTGGCGGTGCTGGCGCTGGCCGTCGCCACCCTGGTCGCGATGGCCGCAGCGCCGCTGCTGACGCTGCTCTACTCCAGTGACCGCACCACGGAGGAGTTCCGTGACCTGGTCACTCTGCTGTCGTACCTGATGTTGCCGATGATCTTCTTCACCGGGTTGTCGGCGCTGGTCAGCGCGTTGTTGAACACCCGGGGGCACTTCGCGGCCCCGATGTGGGCGCCGATCCTCAACAACCTGGTGGTGATCGCCACCCTGGGCACGTACATCGCGATCTTCGGCGCCCGGATCATCGAACCGGACGAGATGACCCCCGGCCGGATCGTGCTGCTCGGCGGCGGCACCCTGCTCGGCGTGGTGGTGCAGGCCGCCGGTCTGGTCCCGGCGCTGCGCAAGGTCGGTTTCCGGTGGCGCTGGCGGTTCGACTTCCGCCAATTGGGCCTCGCCGAACTGGGTCGGCTCGGGGTCTGGATGTTCTGCTACGTGGCGGTCAGCCAACTCGGCCTGGTGGTGGTGTTCAACCTGCTGAACCGGGCGGGCGACGAGGACGAAGCCGGCCCGCTGATCTACAACAACGTGTTCCTGCTGTTGATGATGGCGCACGGCATCGTCGCCGTCTCGGTGATCACCGCGCTGATGCCGCGGATGAGCTCGGCCGCCGCCGACGGCCGCTACTCGGACATGGCCGTCGACCTGGCGCGCGGCACCCGGACGGTGACCGCAGTGCTCGCGCCGATCGCCGTCTGTTACGCGGTGCTGGCCACCCCGGTTTCCTTCGCCCTGTTCCGGTACGGCGCGTTCGACACCGAAGCCGCCGACGCCACCGCCGTGGTGCTGCTGGCGGCGGCGGTCGCCCTGGTGCCGTTCGCGGTCAGTCAGTTGTTCACCTTCGGCTTCTACGCCCTGCCGGACACCCGCACCCCGGCGTTGATCAACATCCCGGTGGTGGCGCTGCGGATTCTCGTCCAGATCGGGTTGTTCGTCGCCCTGTCGGTACAGTTCGCGGCGGCCGGCCTGATGATCGGCAACGGGGTCTCGTACCTGGCGGCGGCGGTGCTGTCGGCCTGGTTGCTGCGTCGCAGGGTCGGTCGGATCGGGTTCGGCGGCATCATGGTCACCTTCGGCAAGGTGGCGCTGGCTGCCGGCGGCGCCGCCCTGGCCGGGTGGCTGGTCGTCACGCTGCTGCCCGGTGGCGACACGCCGAGCCAGCCGTTGGCGATCCTGCAGCTCGTGGTCGGCGGTGCCGCCGTCGG
- a CDS encoding CCA tRNA nucleotidyltransferase, with amino-acid sequence MSETSAPRATAESPTAATPGDLTAVQRNAVAELLRVSPVADELGNRFAAAGHELHLVGGSVRDALLGRLGSDLDFCTDAHPDQTLAVLKGWAEAIWETGREFGTIGARRGGLTLEITTYRAEAYDGVTRNPVVAYGTSLADDLRRRDFTINAMAVSLPEHRFTDPYGGVSDLAAKIIRTPGTPQDSFGDDPLRMLRAARFAAQLRFAVHPDVRAAMAAMAADLDRITAERIRDEFSKLLCGADPVAGLRLLVDSGLADRFLPELSGLRLEIDEHAQHKDVYEHTLTVVSNAVRLESDGCDFVLRMAALMHDVGKPATKAVGSDGRVSFHHHEVVGARMTRHRMKALRYPKEVTTQVAKLVGLHLRFYGYGRGEWTDSAVRRYVTDAEDLLPRLHKLTRSDCTTRNRRKAAALAADYDALEERIARLQAEEDLARVRPDLDGNAIMELLGVPPGPVVGRAWRHLKETRLERGPLDRDEAEAELLRWARAEGILPDAG; translated from the coding sequence ATGTCCGAAACCTCCGCGCCTCGCGCCACCGCCGAGTCGCCCACTGCGGCGACTCCGGGCGATCTGACCGCCGTGCAACGCAACGCCGTCGCCGAACTGCTCCGGGTCTCCCCGGTCGCCGACGAGCTCGGCAACCGGTTCGCCGCCGCCGGCCACGAGCTGCACCTGGTCGGCGGCTCGGTCCGCGACGCGCTGCTCGGCCGGCTCGGCAGCGACCTGGACTTCTGCACCGACGCCCACCCGGACCAGACCCTGGCGGTGCTCAAAGGCTGGGCGGAAGCGATCTGGGAGACCGGCCGCGAGTTCGGCACCATCGGTGCCCGCCGGGGTGGGCTGACCCTGGAGATCACCACCTACCGGGCGGAGGCCTACGACGGGGTGACCCGTAACCCGGTGGTCGCCTACGGCACCAGTCTCGCCGACGACCTGCGGCGGCGCGACTTCACCATCAACGCGATGGCGGTCAGCCTGCCCGAGCACCGGTTCACCGATCCGTACGGCGGGGTCAGCGATCTGGCCGCGAAGATCATCCGGACCCCGGGGACGCCGCAGGACTCGTTCGGCGACGACCCGCTGCGGATGCTACGGGCCGCCCGGTTCGCCGCCCAGCTGCGGTTCGCCGTGCATCCGGACGTCCGTGCGGCGATGGCCGCGATGGCGGCCGACCTGGACCGGATCACCGCCGAGCGGATCCGGGACGAGTTCAGCAAGCTGCTGTGCGGCGCCGACCCGGTCGCCGGACTGCGGCTGCTGGTCGATTCCGGGCTGGCCGACCGGTTCCTGCCGGAGCTGTCCGGGCTGCGGCTGGAGATCGACGAGCACGCGCAGCACAAGGACGTGTACGAACACACGCTGACCGTGGTGAGCAACGCCGTCCGGCTGGAGAGCGACGGCTGCGACTTCGTCCTGCGGATGGCGGCGCTGATGCACGACGTCGGCAAGCCGGCGACCAAGGCGGTCGGGTCGGACGGCCGGGTCAGCTTCCACCACCACGAGGTGGTCGGTGCCCGGATGACCCGGCACCGGATGAAGGCGCTGCGCTACCCCAAGGAGGTCACCACCCAGGTGGCCAAGCTGGTCGGCCTGCACCTGCGGTTCTACGGGTACGGCCGGGGCGAGTGGACCGACTCGGCGGTCCGCCGCTACGTCACCGACGCCGAGGACCTGCTGCCCCGACTGCACAAACTGACCCGGTCCGACTGCACCACCCGCAACCGGCGCAAGGCCGCCGCGCTGGCCGCCGACTACGACGCGCTGGAGGAGCGGATCGCCCGGCTTCAGGCCGAGGAGGATCTGGCCCGGGTCCGGCCGGACCTGGACGGCAACGCGATCATGGAACTGCTCGGCGTACCGCCGGGACCGGTCGTCGGCCGGGCCTGGCGGCACCTCAAGGAGACCCGTCTGGAGCGCGGCCCGCTGGACCGCGACGAGGCCGAGGCGGAGCTGCTCCGGTGGGCACGGGCCGAAGGGATCCTGCCCGACGCCGGTTAG
- a CDS encoding flotillin family protein, translating into MTPLLIAIIGAAALVLVLILFVLSRIKVAGSNEAFIVTGRKGRTTQAVDGTRSTDMSGQKVVMGASVFVLPVVQKLQVLDLSSRRIHVEIAGAVSKQGIRANLQGVAIVKIGGTEGAIRAAAQRFLHQQDEIEDFTREVLAGALRSIVGRLTVEEIIRDRAAFASAVAEEAEHSMTNQGLVLDTFQLQDIIAEGSYLQDLGRPEAARVLKDAAIAEARARQAAEQERLLAEEAIAEANRNLSLKQASIQAEIDAAKARSAAAGPLAQAERDQAILSEQQKVAERNAELKERQLDTEVRKPADAARYRVEQEAEAARSAAVLAADAERQATIAGAQASAEQARLTGEGERARRAALAEANAIEGAKEGEAEQRRRSAIADAVEREGAAEASAILARGEAEAQAMARKAEAFAAYGEAAVLDLLVKVLPQVVEAASAPMGSIDKMTVISTDGASSLAKSVASNVAQGLQLGNDLTGIDLAGMLAKLGGGAEPANGGRTARRPLTGSASDTGADQG; encoded by the coding sequence ATGACCCCACTGCTCATCGCGATCATCGGTGCCGCGGCGCTGGTGCTCGTCCTCATCCTCTTCGTGCTCTCCCGGATCAAGGTCGCCGGCTCCAACGAGGCGTTCATCGTCACCGGCCGCAAGGGGCGCACCACCCAGGCTGTCGACGGCACCCGGTCCACTGACATGTCCGGGCAGAAGGTGGTCATGGGTGCTTCGGTGTTCGTGCTGCCGGTGGTGCAGAAACTGCAGGTGCTCGATCTGTCCAGCCGCCGGATCCACGTCGAGATCGCCGGCGCGGTCAGCAAACAGGGCATCCGGGCCAACCTGCAGGGCGTGGCGATCGTCAAGATCGGCGGTACGGAGGGTGCGATCCGCGCCGCCGCCCAGCGCTTCCTGCACCAGCAGGACGAGATCGAGGACTTCACCCGCGAGGTGCTCGCCGGTGCGCTGCGGTCGATCGTCGGCCGGCTCACCGTCGAAGAGATCATCCGGGACCGGGCAGCCTTCGCCAGCGCGGTCGCCGAGGAGGCCGAGCACTCGATGACCAACCAGGGTCTGGTGCTCGACACCTTCCAGCTGCAGGACATCATCGCCGAAGGCTCGTACCTGCAGGACCTCGGCCGACCGGAGGCCGCCCGGGTGCTCAAGGACGCCGCGATCGCCGAGGCCCGCGCCCGGCAGGCCGCCGAGCAGGAGCGGCTGCTCGCCGAGGAGGCGATCGCCGAGGCCAACCGGAACCTGTCGCTGAAGCAGGCGTCCATCCAGGCCGAGATCGACGCGGCGAAGGCCAGGTCGGCGGCGGCCGGACCACTCGCTCAGGCCGAGCGGGACCAGGCCATCCTGTCCGAGCAGCAGAAGGTCGCCGAGCGCAACGCCGAGCTGAAGGAACGCCAGCTCGACACCGAGGTCCGCAAGCCGGCCGACGCCGCCCGCTACCGGGTCGAGCAGGAGGCCGAGGCGGCTCGCAGCGCTGCCGTGCTGGCCGCCGACGCCGAACGGCAGGCGACGATCGCCGGGGCGCAGGCCTCCGCCGAGCAGGCCCGGCTCACCGGTGAGGGCGAGCGGGCCCGCCGGGCCGCGCTGGCTGAGGCGAACGCCATCGAAGGCGCCAAGGAGGGCGAGGCCGAGCAGCGGCGGCGCAGCGCGATCGCCGACGCCGTCGAACGGGAAGGCGCCGCCGAGGCGTCCGCGATCCTGGCCCGCGGCGAGGCGGAGGCTCAGGCGATGGCCCGCAAGGCCGAGGCGTTCGCCGCGTACGGCGAGGCCGCCGTGCTGGACCTGCTGGTCAAGGTGCTGCCGCAGGTGGTCGAGGCAGCGAGTGCCCCGATGGGCTCGATCGACAAGATGACGGTGATCTCCACCGACGGCGCCTCGTCGCTGGCCAAGTCGGTGGCCAGCAACGTGGCGCAGGGTCTGCAGCTCGGCAACGACCTGACCGGGATCGACCTGGCCGGCATGCTGGCCAAGCTGGGTGGCGGGGCCGAGCCGGCCAACGGCGGGCGCACTGCGCGCAGGCCACTGACCGGTTCCGCGAGCGACACCGGCGCGGACCAGGGCTGA
- a CDS encoding NfeD family protein, with the protein MDTGTLVFLIVGGLGVAVLAVGLLGGEFLHLGDVSADGPVSVEVVAGFAGAFGFAAAIANELLGAGDAGSDGLLGAGLTVAAAAIGVAAALPAGWLTMRLSRAARDMPTDGTPTRDHLVGTLGVVITPIHPGGYGEIRVRLGGQPVKLSARADQPIPLGAQVFVVEAVSDTSVVVEQTPMVGDDVTHSAQ; encoded by the coding sequence GTGGACACGGGGACGTTGGTCTTCCTCATAGTCGGTGGTCTGGGCGTGGCGGTGCTCGCCGTCGGGCTGCTCGGTGGCGAGTTCCTGCATCTCGGTGACGTCAGTGCCGACGGGCCGGTGTCGGTCGAGGTGGTCGCCGGGTTCGCCGGGGCGTTCGGGTTCGCCGCGGCGATCGCCAACGAGCTGCTGGGTGCCGGCGACGCCGGCTCGGACGGCTTGCTGGGTGCCGGTCTGACGGTTGCGGCCGCCGCGATCGGCGTCGCCGCCGCGCTGCCGGCCGGCTGGCTGACGATGCGGCTGTCCCGGGCCGCCCGGGACATGCCGACAGACGGCACCCCGACCCGCGACCACCTGGTCGGCACGCTCGGCGTGGTGATCACCCCGATCCACCCCGGCGGGTACGGAGAGATCCGGGTCCGGCTCGGCGGGCAACCAGTGAAGCTGAGTGCCCGCGCTGACCAGCCGATCCCGCTCGGTGCCCAGGTCTTCGTGGTGGAAGCAGTCAGCGACACCAGCGTCGTCGTCGAGCAGACCCCCATGGTCGGTGACGACGTAACCCACTCCGCTCAGTAA
- a CDS encoding N-acetyltransferase, which translates to MEIRIRTVLGNFEIDLLRRLDTGFTATAVLQVVGGTDGFTLREVPVSPPVRKRYDLTEGVTEGGRPWDLYALAIADDQPAGFMATTYQRWNGRQVVNELHVAPAYRRRGAARELIGIAQVTARENAAREIWLETQNVNVAAVRAYRRLGFTLTGIDTTRYPPPYADEVALFMSAAVADRTR; encoded by the coding sequence GTGGAGATCCGGATCAGGACCGTACTCGGAAACTTCGAGATCGACCTGCTCCGCCGGCTCGACACCGGCTTCACCGCCACCGCCGTCCTCCAGGTCGTGGGCGGTACCGACGGTTTCACGCTGCGGGAGGTGCCGGTGTCGCCGCCGGTGCGCAAGCGGTACGACCTGACCGAGGGAGTCACCGAGGGCGGTCGGCCGTGGGACCTGTACGCGCTCGCGATCGCCGACGACCAGCCGGCCGGTTTCATGGCGACCACCTACCAGCGGTGGAACGGCCGGCAGGTGGTCAACGAGCTGCACGTGGCCCCGGCGTACCGTCGGCGCGGGGCGGCCCGGGAGCTGATCGGCATCGCACAGGTCACCGCCCGGGAGAACGCCGCCCGGGAGATCTGGTTGGAGACCCAGAACGTCAACGTCGCGGCGGTACGCGCGTACCGCCGGCTCGGCTTCACCCTGACCGGTATCGACACCACCCGCTACCCGCCGCCGTACGCCGACGAGGTGGCCCTGTTCATGTCGGCTGCGGTTGCCGATCGCACCCGGTGA
- a CDS encoding methylated-DNA--[protein]-cysteine S-methyltransferase translates to MRWAVLDSPIGELSVAVDDVGVCRVLFGRTDEVVDTVPTDPVLCAALDQLRGYFAGASTGFTVPLSVRRGTEFERAVWRRMTDIPYGQTETYGAVAAAVGDPQAARAVGVACNRNPIPVIVPCHRIVGAGGKLVGFGGGLPRKRHLLELEAAVALRQAWT, encoded by the coding sequence ATGCGATGGGCGGTGCTGGACTCACCGATCGGTGAGCTGTCGGTGGCGGTCGACGACGTCGGCGTGTGCCGGGTGCTGTTCGGGCGTACCGACGAGGTGGTCGACACCGTGCCGACGGACCCGGTGCTGTGCGCGGCGCTCGACCAGCTGCGCGGCTACTTCGCCGGTGCGTCCACCGGGTTCACCGTGCCGCTGTCGGTGCGGCGGGGCACGGAGTTCGAGCGGGCCGTGTGGCGGCGGATGACCGACATTCCGTACGGACAGACCGAGACCTATGGTGCGGTCGCCGCAGCGGTCGGCGACCCGCAGGCGGCGCGGGCGGTCGGGGTGGCCTGCAACCGCAATCCGATCCCGGTGATCGTGCCCTGCCACCGGATCGTCGGAGCCGGCGGCAAGCTGGTCGGCTTCGGCGGCGGGCTGCCCCGCAAACGGCACCTGCTGGAGCTGGAGGCGGCGGTGGCGCTGCGGCAGGCATGGACCTGA